One stretch of Oncorhynchus keta strain PuntledgeMale-10-30-2019 chromosome 16, Oket_V2, whole genome shotgun sequence DNA includes these proteins:
- the LOC118395671 gene encoding trace amine-associated receptor 3-like, which yields MLTGAVFSVLSDHTAKSCRNVHIIDVVCILTEQDQAMDNTSLGWPEDLDGDANLSSLHGNLKNFCATSSRHQASRVILYAFFTAGILCTVVGNFLVVLAIAYYKQLQSPTNSFVMSLAVADCLVGLVVMPYSMVRTVEGCWLFGALFCRVHSSLDVMLCTASIFHLSCIAFDRYYAVCNPLVYHLKMSQGRVAFLIVVCWAVPLLISFGPIMLGLHKAGVNMVPMPPEDACVFLVNRIYAVMASLVAFYLPMGVMLAAYWKIYKAAKRQAMQISAMESQFSAGVGKDSSKKQRHRNAMRRERKAAKTLGIIMGVFLLFWLPFFTVNIVDPFIDYSTAVEVWEFFLWLGYVNSSLNPFLYGFFNRSFRRAFMMIMGCRICLSSSSPGMDLSKESNERKVNQ from the coding sequence ATGCTCACAGGGGCAGTATTTTCTGTTTTGTCTGACCATACTGCTAAATCATGCCGAAACGTTCACATCATAGATGTTGTGTGTATTTTGACAGAACAAGACCAAGCCATGGATAATACCAGTTTGGGATGGCCCGAGGATCTGGATGGTGATGCCAACCTTTCTTCTCTCCATGGCAACCTGAAGAACTTCTGTGCTACGTCGTCGAGGCACCAGGCATCCCGGGTAATCCTGTATGCCTTCTTTACGGCAGGCATCTTGTGCACGGTGGTGGGCAACTTCCTGGTGGTCTTGGCCATCGCTTACTACAAGCAGCTGCAGTCGCCCACCAACTCGTTCGTCATGTCCTTGGCGGTGGCCGACTGCCTGGTGGGGTTGGTGGTCATGCCCTACAGCATGGTGCGTACCGTGGAGGGCTGCTGGCTCTTCGGCGCCCTCTTCTGCCGGGTCCACTCCAGCCTGGACGTCATGCTGTGCACCGCATCCATCTTCCACCTCAGCTGCATTGCCTTCGACCGCTACTATGCCGTGTGTAACCCCTTGGTCTACCACCTGAAAATGTCCCAGGGCCGGGTAGCCTTCCTGATCGTGGTCTGTTGGGCCGTCCCGTTACTCATCTCCTTCGGTCCCATCATGCTGGGCCTCCACAAGGCCGGGGTGAACATGGTGCCCATGCCGCCCGAGGACGCCTGCGTCTTCCTGGTCAACCGCATCTACGCCGTCATGGCCTCCCTGGTGGCCTTCTACCTGCCCATGGGTGTCATGCTGGCGGCCTACTGGAAGATCTACAAGGCGGCCAAGCGGCAGGCCATGCAGATCAGCGCCATGGAGAGCCAGTTTTCGGCCGGGGTGGGCAAGGACTCCAGCAAGAAGCAGAGGCACCGCAACGccatgaggagggagaggaaggcagCTAAGACCCTGGGGATCATCATGGGGGTCTTTCTCCTCTTCTGGCTTCCCTTCTTCACCGTCAACATCGTGGATCCCTTCATCGACTACAGCACAGCGGTGGAGGTGTGGGAGTTTTTCCTGTGGCTGGGGTACGTTAACTCGTCGCTTAACCCGTTCTTGTATGGGTTCTTCAATAGATCCTTCCGTAGGGCGTTTATGATGATTATGGGATGTCGGATATGTCTGTCGAGCTCCTCACCGGGTATGGACTTATCAAAAGAGAGCAACGAACGCAAGGTCAACCAATAG